The DNA region CGCGGGGACTGCGGGCACCGGTCGGCCCGACAATTTTCTCGCCAATGCGAGCCAGCTCGACGGTAAAGCGATTCCAGGCGGACTGGGACAGGGAAGGATCGGAGGGGTTCATTTCATATCCTCTTCAGGGCTGATGCTCGACACTGTAACTCGCCTGGAGAAAAAACGATTGGCCGGGCCGGGATCAGCCGCGCGCCGCATCGCGATTGATCATCGCGATGAGTTCATGCACTGCGGCGCTGCGCTCTTCGTGCATGCGCGATCGGTTGTCGAAAAAACCGAGCAGCAGCATGGCGTCGAAGGACAGCATCAGGCTGTGGGCGACCAGCTTGGGATCGCGATGGTTGGGGAGCAGCTGCGCGACAGTCTCGGTCAATGCCCCGGCAAATCGGTGATTCAGGTCGAGCGCCGCATCAACGACGATCCCGCGCAGCTGGGGCGATTCGAGCGCCCAACGAACGAAAGCCGCAATTTCTACGCCGTGCTC from Myxococcales bacterium includes:
- a CDS encoding TetR/AcrR family transcriptional regulator; this encodes MGVNNGRDKADTQKRILSAATELFIARGYERTTVSDIAELAGVSRATVFWHFRDKASVFRESFNRILAPFRESLSRRWDDVNITKRLEEQIAMSEHFAAEHGVEIAAFVRWALESPQLRGIVVDAALDLNHRFAGALTETVAQLLPNHRDPKLVAHSLMLSFDAMLLLGFFDNRSRMHEERSAAVHELIAMINRDAARG